TGAAATCTTCTGTAAAGGTTCGTTAAAAAAGCCCGGAGTAAAAGAAAACATAGATATTTCTGCTGATGAATTTAAAAAATGGGTTGTTGCCAAATGGTCTATTGCTCCGGAAAGAAAAATGAAAGAATTTGGTCATCCTGCCATGTTCCCGCAAGAATTGGTCGAGAGAGTTCTGAAACTTTTCAGTTATCGAGGTGACATTGTTTTAGATCCTTTTAATGGAGTTGGTACAACTACAGTTGTTGCCAAGAGATTAAAAAGAAATTATCTTGGTCTCGATATCTCGGAAGAATATTGTAAAAAAGCAGAAGAAAGAATTGAAAATTTAAGATACGATTTAGGACTATTTGCTGATGAAATATGATATAAGAAAGAAAATCGAGGAATTGGTCACAACTTATGATAGTGTTGTTAAACAAGTAAATATCGACCAGAATTTTGTTATGGGCATCTAATGTAAAGCTTATACTGAAAATGCAATGATGAAAAGGATTTTGGTTGATTTCAGCCTGCTGAAAACGATTCATTCACAGATTAGTTGTTACTTGTTCCAGTTAGAAAGTCAACTTGGCGGTGATTATTGCGACTTGAAGCAGGTAACTTTCGGCAGCAGATCAACACATACTTTGATGTCGTATTTTCCTGAAGTAAAACTGCAGATATTTACTTTTCTCAAAGGTGAAAGGAAAGTAGATAGACCTATCCACCGTTCCGAATACTTCAAACCCTTGGCAAAGAAAAGGATAAAAAAAGCAATCATGCTTCTGGCTTCGGATTTGAAAAAATACCTGTAAAATAAGATTCAAATCTTGTTAATAGATAATGCTTTTCGCGATTTTTCGCATATTTCGCAGGCAAAAAGGAAAAAATTATGATCCATGAAATGAAAAAAACTTTCGGCAGATATCTGGAAGAATTCAAAGTTGGAGATGTTTATCAACATTATCCCGCTAAAACCATCACCGAAAGCGACAACAATCTATTCTGTTTATTAACAATGAATCATCATCCTTTGCACCTTGATCAGCAATATTGCGAAACTGAAACTTACGGTAAACCACTTGTCGTCGGAACTCTCGTTTTCAGTATTGTTGCAGGAATGACGGTTTCCGAGATCAGCGGGAAAGCAATCGCAAATCTCGATTATGAAAAAGTTACTCATAACAATCCTGTTTTTATCGGAGATACAATCCGTGCTGAAACTGAAATCCTCAAAGTTAGGGAATCAAAAACTAAACCTGATCGAGGAATTGTTTTTGTGGAGACTCGGGCATTTAATCAGAATAATGAAAAGGTTCTGACTTTTCGGAGACATGTTTTGGTTCCGAAGAAAGATTCGTAAAACAAGATGCTTTCTTGTTAGAGAGAATAAACCGATAATAAAACGAATATAATAATGACAATTTAGCAAGTTGTTTTATAAAGTAATTTCGCATCCTTTCGTGTATTCCGCGGGTAAGAAAAATGAAAAATAAAATGACGCAAAAAAACTACCTCCTCCGCAGCCTGCTTTTCGTTCCGGGAAACAGCACAAAATTGATGTTAAGCGCTTCCAAGACAAATGCAGATGCACTCATTCTTGACCTTGAAGATTCTGTTCTTGATTCGGAGAAAACGAAGGCTCGGGAAATCATCAAAGAAAAAGTAGAGTCAGGATTATTCCAAAATTTCCATGTTTTAGTGCGACTGAATGATCGAGAAAGCGATTTGCTGGAAGATGAAATAAAAACTCTGACAATCGAAGGAATATTTGGTTTTATTCTACCCAAATCTCAAAACGAACAAGATGTAATTTTTTTAGAAAAATTATTAGATAAAATCGAAAAGGGGAAAGAATTTCCAACTGGAAAATTCAAAATAATTCCTTTGATCGAGACTACAGAAGCTGTTTTATCCATTCAGAAAATATGTAATTCCTCAAAAAGAATAATTGCTGTTTGTTTCGGAAGCGAAGATTTTCTCAACGATCTGCAGGGAACTCACGATGAAGAAAATATCGCACTTTTAGTTCCGAGAGCAAATATCGCGATGGCAGCAAGAGCAGCAGGAATTATTCCTATCGATACACTACACACGAATGTTCATAATCTGCAAGATTTGGAGAAGGAACTGAAGGTGGCAAAAGCGCTTGGATTTGAAGGAAAACTGCTGTTGCATCCAAAAGAAATCGAACTTACACACAAATATTTTACTCCTTCGGAAGAAGAATATAAAAAGGCAAAAGAATTGTTGAGATTAAATGCGCAAGCAAAGAAACTGAGAAAAAAAGTAGCGATTATAAATGAAAGATTCATCGGACCGCCAATGATCAAAACTGCGAAAAAGATCATCAAGAGGTATGAGATGATAAAAATGTAGTTCGGAACTTGTTCCGAGAACATTTAATGTGCATCTTTTCGATTTGTAAAATATTAACCGAGTTTGATCGATTTCTGTGATTTTGTCTCGGAACAAGTTCCGAACTACAAAAAAGGATAAACATTGGAAAAATCAATCTTCCAAATACCAATTAAAACCTTAAAAAGATATTCCTTCTATAAAAAAAGTCAGTATTGGTCTAAAGAAAAACTGCAAAATTATCAAGATGAAATGCTGATAAAACTGGTCCAACACGCTGGAAAATATGTTCCTTACTATCGAAAACTTTTTAAAGAAATTGTTTTGGATTTAACTTCATTTCAGGGAAGAAAAGATTTACATAAAATTCCTTTGTTAGATAAAGAAACAGTTCGCACAAGGAAAGGTGAATTTATCGCAGATAATGCCAAAAAATATGGAATAACCTGGGATTCGACCAGCGGCACTACAGGAACTCCGCTTCATTTTGTCCTCGATAATTCGGTGCAGGCAAATAAGATCGCTGCTTTGTTACGAAGTTACAAATGGGCTGGATATTCAATTGGAAAAAAGACTTTCAGTATTCAGAGTTATTATTTCAAAAACAATGATTTCCATTATAATAAATTTTACAATATCTTGCGTTTCGATTCCAATCGATTGAAAAAAGAATCAGCTCTCAAAGTTATCAATGAAATAAAACGTTTCCAACCGAGATTTTTCATGGGATTTCCTTTTGATATTTTGATGTTGAGCAAATTTGCTGACGAGGAAGGAATTAAAATCCATTCTCCACAATCGATCGTTACATATGGAGAAACTTTATCTAAAAATAAACGGGGACTCTTAGAAAAAGCGTATAATTGCAAAGTTTACAATTTCTTTTCTCTTCACGAATGTGCGGCAATGATCTCGGAATGTGAACAGGGAAATCTGCATTTGATAGAAGATTTTGCTTTTCACGAAATTGTAGATGAATGCGGAAATGATACTTCTGAAAAAGGTTTCGGCGAACTTGTCGGAACAAGTCTTTACAATTATTCGATGCCTTTGATCAGGTATAAAATCAGTGATATTGTTCAGATTGAAAAACCAATTAAAGCTTGTAAATGTAAAAGAAATTTCCGAATTGTAAAAGAAATTTCCGGCAAACAATGCGATTTCATTCAAACTCCGGACGGTAGATTTCTTGGCTCCGTGATGTCGCATTCTATCGATAATGCAAAAGGAGTAGTCTGCTCCCAACTTATCCAGAACTCGCTCGAACATATTGTTGTAAATTTAGTTGTCGATGATTCTTTTAATAAAAAATCTCAAATCGAGTTGGAGAAAGGATTGCGGAAAAGATTGGGAAATCAGATCAAATTAGAATTCCATCAGGTTTCCCAACTGGAAAAGAAAAAGAGCGGGAAAACTCCTTTT
The sequence above is a segment of the Candidatus Cloacimonadota bacterium genome. Coding sequences within it:
- a CDS encoding MaoC family dehydratase encodes the protein MIHEMKKTFGRYLEEFKVGDVYQHYPAKTITESDNNLFCLLTMNHHPLHLDQQYCETETYGKPLVVGTLVFSIVAGMTVSEISGKAIANLDYEKVTHNNPVFIGDTIRAETEILKVRESKTKPDRGIVFVETRAFNQNNEKVLTFRRHVLVPKKDS
- a CDS encoding CoA ester lyase; this translates as MTQKNYLLRSLLFVPGNSTKLMLSASKTNADALILDLEDSVLDSEKTKAREIIKEKVESGLFQNFHVLVRLNDRESDLLEDEIKTLTIEGIFGFILPKSQNEQDVIFLEKLLDKIEKGKEFPTGKFKIIPLIETTEAVLSIQKICNSSKRIIAVCFGSEDFLNDLQGTHDEENIALLVPRANIAMAARAAGIIPIDTLHTNVHNLQDLEKELKVAKALGFEGKLLLHPKEIELTHKYFTPSEEEYKKAKELLRLNAQAKKLRKKVAIINERFIGPPMIKTAKKIIKRYEMIKM
- a CDS encoding phenylacetate--CoA ligase family protein, translating into MEKSIFQIPIKTLKRYSFYKKSQYWSKEKLQNYQDEMLIKLVQHAGKYVPYYRKLFKEIVLDLTSFQGRKDLHKIPLLDKETVRTRKGEFIADNAKKYGITWDSTSGTTGTPLHFVLDNSVQANKIAALLRSYKWAGYSIGKKTFSIQSYYFKNNDFHYNKFYNILRFDSNRLKKESALKVINEIKRFQPRFFMGFPFDILMLSKFADEEGIKIHSPQSIVTYGETLSKNKRGLLEKAYNCKVYNFFSLHECAAMISECEQGNLHLIEDFAFHEIVDECGNDTSEKGFGELVGTSLYNYSMPLIRYKISDIVQIEKPIKACKCKRNFRIVKEISGKQCDFIQTPDGRFLGSVMSHSIDNAKGVVCSQLIQNSLEHIVVNLVVDDSFNKKSQIELEKGLRKRLGNQIKLEFHQVSQLEKKKSGKTPFIISRIGNEYS